A genomic stretch from Aminobacter aminovorans includes:
- the meaB gene encoding methylmalonyl Co-A mutase-associated GTPase MeaB encodes MTALASSRPARRTAYVPSAALVPEVLKGSVLAVARMISRAEAGYAEAADALAEIYRHTGKAHVLGITGVPGAGKSTLVAALIKAFAADGHKVGVVAVDPSSPFSGGAILGDRVRMSEAAQSCQAFVRSMATRGHLGGLARATLQAVDVLDAAGYSPIIIETVGVGQDEVEVVTAAHTIVVLSAPGLGDDIQAIKAGILEIADIHAVSKSDRPDASATVAALRGMMSLGPARPGSGWQTPVLPVSSLSGERVEELKDAISRHWDHLRDSGELHERERSIGRMRILGTARQLFQDRFKRDTGELEAHVQAVVSRTMDPAAAACLLLGWDNEVLA; translated from the coding sequence ATGACGGCGCTTGCCTCATCCCGGCCCGCCCGGCGAACGGCCTATGTGCCTTCGGCAGCACTCGTGCCCGAGGTGCTCAAGGGCAGCGTCCTGGCCGTCGCCCGGATGATCTCCCGGGCTGAAGCAGGATATGCCGAAGCAGCCGACGCCCTGGCCGAGATCTACAGGCACACCGGCAAGGCCCATGTGCTGGGCATCACCGGCGTTCCCGGCGCCGGCAAGTCGACGCTGGTCGCCGCCCTGATCAAGGCCTTTGCCGCAGACGGGCACAAGGTCGGCGTGGTTGCCGTCGATCCGAGCAGCCCGTTTTCCGGCGGCGCCATCCTCGGCGACCGGGTGCGGATGAGCGAGGCGGCGCAATCCTGCCAGGCCTTCGTCCGCAGCATGGCGACGCGCGGACATCTCGGCGGCCTGGCCCGCGCGACGCTTCAGGCCGTCGATGTGCTCGATGCCGCCGGCTATTCGCCGATCATCATCGAAACCGTCGGCGTCGGACAGGACGAGGTCGAAGTGGTCACTGCCGCGCATACCATCGTGGTGCTGTCGGCACCGGGGCTTGGCGACGACATCCAGGCGATCAAGGCCGGCATCCTCGAAATTGCCGACATCCACGCCGTCAGCAAGAGCGACAGGCCCGACGCATCGGCAACGGTCGCGGCACTGCGCGGCATGATGAGCCTCGGACCTGCAAGACCCGGATCGGGCTGGCAGACGCCTGTGCTGCCGGTCAGTTCGCTGTCGGGCGAACGGGTCGAGGAGCTTAAGGACGCCATATCAAGGCATTGGGACCATCTCAGGGACAGCGGCGAGTTGCACGAGCGCGAGCGCAGCATCGGCAGGATGCGGATACTGGGTACCGCCAGGCAGCTTTTCCAGGACAGGTTCAAACGCGACACAGGCGAACTCGAGGCCCACGTTCAGGCGGTGGTGAGCCGGACCATGGATCCGGCCGCCGCCGCCTGCCTTTTGCTGGGTTGGGACAATGAGGTGCTGGCATGA
- a CDS encoding cobalamin B12-binding domain-containing protein has product MNSISQGDAARAEIDVNAPGAIRVLVAKLGLDGHDRGAKVVARILRDAGMEVVYTGLYKSPKDVVNAAIQEDVDVIGVSLLSGSHLPLFQELGRCLREKQAEHIFVVAGGVIPEHDYAALSESGVDAIVPQEARGDLIVTTIRKLIAERGLK; this is encoded by the coding sequence ATGAACAGCATCAGCCAGGGCGACGCCGCCCGGGCGGAGATCGACGTCAACGCGCCCGGCGCCATCCGGGTGCTTGTCGCCAAGCTCGGCCTGGACGGCCATGACCGGGGTGCCAAGGTGGTCGCCCGGATCCTGCGCGACGCCGGCATGGAGGTCGTCTACACCGGCCTCTACAAATCGCCCAAGGACGTGGTCAATGCCGCCATCCAGGAAGACGTCGACGTCATCGGCGTCAGCCTGCTGTCGGGCTCGCACCTGCCTTTGTTCCAGGAACTCGGCCGTTGCCTCCGGGAAAAGCAGGCCGAGCATATTTTCGTCGTCGCCGGCGGCGTCATTCCAGAGCATGACTACGCCGCTCTGTCGGAAAGCGGCGTCGACGCCATCGTGCCGCAGGAAGCCAGGGGCGACCTGATCGTCACGACGATCAGGAAGCTGATCGCCGAACGTGGCCTGAAATGA